The following coding sequences lie in one Oncorhynchus kisutch isolate 150728-3 linkage group LG17, Okis_V2, whole genome shotgun sequence genomic window:
- the LOC109906986 gene encoding taste receptor type 1 member 1-like, translated as MFQVMRFAVQEINNSSLILPNVSLGYEIFDHCSDKFNFQAILNMISRNGSIQVLRCVNEYLSKVIAVAGPFRSMESMTVAPMFAMNLIPMVNYGSSSSVLSDKWKYPSFLRTTASNKDLIHLIILIIQHFNWNWVAFVSSGDENSQNGLQLFKSQLKDTKICLAYAKELNEMSDHYEILQQLEGLSIEVIIVFAGQSSAVTFIKSAIKHNIHNKVWIAGDSWSLNKNLPRLSGIKAIGTIIGITETVMPLPGFKDFVYLSQTQRNNRPSTCEQTPSRQTCNQACDLCSDVSPEEIIGENPSYSFATYSAIYAMAHALHNLLLCDIKGCSDNVTVYPFMLLRELKRSNFTILNRHIEFDSNGDPTSTSYAIVFWNQSGQAEKVGSYETDPTLDVPFSINNTQIHWYADQVPVARCSPECSEGFAKKIDGLHQCCFQCNVCPGMTYVNYTDDPYSCIDCRKTEWSKPGSTFCTQRSVEYILFTDPIAITLMFSTGVLLALTLAIVILFALNYDKPVVKSAGGPMCFLLLGCLSASSISVFFFFGKPTVTNCVLRYFLFLLFYTVCLGCFAVRSFQIVCIFKMATKFPKIHSWWVKHNGQWWLIAIVFVLQLLLLTTVFTASPPTPVSDMTSYRDQIILKCAMRRTVIMFLLLTIVLASLCFIFSYMGKDLPKNYNESKANTLYLLFLILTWITFCTASILYHGKYLQLFNAMSVLSSSYSILFCYFLPKCYIIIFQPQKNTQQHFQGIIQRYTQNISSK; from the exons ATGTTTCAGGTGATGAGGTTCGCTGTACAAGAGATCAATAACTCCAGCCTCATCCTGCCCAATGTATCGCTCGGTTATGAGATATTCGACCACTGCTCAGACAAATTCAACTTTCAGGCAATCTTAAATATGATCTCCAGAAATGGATCAATTCAAGTTCTGAGGTGCGTCAACGAGTATCTGTCCAAAGTCATAGCTGTGGCCGGTCCATTTAGAAGCATGGAGTCTATGACTGTTGCTCCCATGTTTGCGATGAATCTAATTCCCATG GTAAATTATGGGTCCTCCAGTTCTGTTTTAAGCGACAAGTGGAAATATCCTTCATTCCTGCGAACCACAGCTAGTAACAAAGACTTAATACATCTGATCATTCTGATTATACAGCACTTTAATTGGAACTGGGTTGCATTTGTCAGCAGCGGCGATGAGAACAGCCAAAATGGCCTCCAGCTGTTCAAAAGCCAGCTGAAAGACACGAAGATCTGCTTGGCTTATGCAAAAGAGCTCAACGAAATGTCTGATCACTATGAAATACTTCAACAGTTAGAGGGTCTTAGCATAGAGGTCATTATAGTTTTTGCCGGGCAGAGCAGCGCTGTTACGTTCATTAAATCAGCAATCAAGCACAACATACACAACAAAGTGTGGATTGCAGGCGACAGTTGGTCCTTGAACAAGAACCTCCCCAGATTGAGTGGAATCAAGGCGATTGGCACCATCATTGGAATAACAGAGACAGTGATGCCATTACCTGGGTTTAAGGATTTTGTCTATTTGTCCCAAACACAAAGGAATAATAGGCCTTCAACCTGTGAACAAACACCATCCAGACAAACATGCAATCAAGCTTGTGACCTCTGTAGTGATGTGAGCCCAGAAGAGATCATCGGTGAAAACCCATCATATTCTTTCGCAACTTACTCTGCCATTTATGCTATGGCCCACGCGTTACATAATTTGTTACTATGTGACATTAAGGGATGCAGTGACAATGTAACTGTGTATCCATTTATG CTTCTCCGAGAATTAAAGAGGTCCAATTTCACAATATTGAACCGGCATATTGAGTTTGACAGCAATGGAGACCCGACATCTACTTCTTATGCTATTGTTTTCTGGAACCAGAGTGGCCAGGCCGAGAAAGTTGGCTCTTATGAAACTGATCCAACACTTGACGTTCCCTTCTCTATCAACAACACTCAAATTCACTGGTATGCTGACCAA GTGCCCGTCGCACGCTGTTCCCCTGAATGTTCAGAAGGATTTGCAAAGAAGATAGATGGACTCCATCAATGTTGTTTCCAGTGTAACGTCTGCCCTGGTATGACTTATGTCAACTACACAG ACGACCCATACAGCTGCATCGACTGTAGGAAGACAGAGTGGTCCAAACCAGGAAGCACCTTTTGCACACAGCGTTCAGTGGAGTATATACTTTTCACAGACCCTATCGCCATCACACTCATGTTTTCCACAGGCGTCCTGTTAGCGCTAACACTAGCCATTGTCATTCTTTTTGCACTGAACTATGACAAGCCGGTTGTTAAGTCTGCCGGTGGGCCAATGTGTTTCCTTCTTCTGGGCTGCTTGAGTGCAAGCAGTATCAGTGTGTTCTTTTTCTTTGGGAAACCAACAGTGACCAATTGTGTGTTGAGGTATTTTCTATTTTTGTTGTTCTACACTGTCTGTTTAGGCTGTTTCGCTGTGCGCTCCTTTCAAATAGTGTGCATTTTCAAAATGGCCACCAAGTTCCCTAAGATTCACAGCTGGTGGGTGAAGCACAATGGACAGTGGTGGCTCATAGCCATAGTCTTTGTTCTTCAGCTGTTGTTGCTTACAACAGTGTTCACTGCCAGCCCTCCCACACCAGTCAGTGACATGACATCATACAGAGATCAAATAATACTGAAGTGTGCCATGAGAAGAACAGTGATCATGTTCTTGTTATTGACTATAGTCTTGGCAAGTCTTTGCTTTATTTTCTCATACATGGGGAAAGACCTGCCCAAAAACTACAATGAGTCCAAAGCAAACACCTTGTACCTGCTTTTCCTTATACTTACATGGATCACTTTCTGTACAGCAAGCATATTATACCATGGTAAATATTTACAGTTATTCAATGCAATGTCAGTGCTTTCCAGTTCATACAGCATCCTCTTCTGCTACTTTCTCCCGAAGTGCTACATCATTATCTTTCAGCCGCAGAAAAATACACAACAGCATTTCCAAGGGATCATCCAACGTTATACTCAAAACAtcagtagtaagtag
- the rer1 gene encoding protein RER1 isoform X2, translated as MSEGDSVGESIHGKPSTIGSFFTRVGQIYQSWLDKSTPFSIGRWGVTLSLTAIYMIRVYILQGWYIVTYALGIYHLNLFIAFLSPKVDPSMLDEDEGPALPTKQNEEFRPFIRRLPEFKFWHSATKGIVIAMICTFFEAFNVPVFWPILVMYFIMLFCITMKRQIKHMVKYRYLPFTHGKRTYREET; from the exons ATGTCAGAAGGGGACAGTGTTGGTGAATCGATCCATGGGAAACCATCCACAATCGGCAGCTTCTTCACACGGGTTGGACAG ATCTATCAGTCATGGCTAGACAAGTCAACGCCGTTCTCCATAGGGCGATGGGGAGTCACTCTTTCTCTAACGGCCATCTACATGATCAGAGTGTACATATTACAG GGTTGGTATATTGTAACATATGCTCTGGGAATCTACCATCTTAACCTGTTCATCGCTTTTCTATCACCAAAAGTGGATCCATCAATGCTTGACGAAG ATGAGGGCCCGGCGCTCCCCACCAAGCAGAACGAGGAGTTCCGCCCATTCATCAGGAGGTTGCCCGAATTCAAATTCTG GCATTCGGCAACAAAAGGCATCGTCATTGCCATGATTTGCACATTCTTCGAAGCCTTCAATGTGCCTGTGTTCTGGCCCATACTCGTAATGTACTTCATCATGCTTTTCTGCATCACCATGAAGAGGCAGATCAAG CATATGGTCAAGTATAGATACCTACCCTTCACGCACGGGAAGAGGACTTACAGAG AGGAAACATAA
- the rer1 gene encoding protein RER1 isoform X3, producing MPFPDFIARYYNSSSTSSTSTKPLYFPSGDHESSQPHRQAKPVCCFSVVPIPGRKKKNDIMSEGDSVGESIHGKPSTIGSFFTRVGQIYQSWLDKSTPFSIGRWGVTLSLTAIYMIRVYILQGWYIVTYALGIYHLNLFIAFLSPKVDPSMLDEDEGPALPTKQNEEFRPFIRRLPEFKFWHSATKGIVIAMICTFFEAFNVPVFWPILVMYFIMLFCITMKRQIKHMVKYRYLPFTHGKRTYREET from the exons ATGCCGTTTCCAGATTTTATTGCACGCTATTACAATTCCTCCAGCACATCATCAACCTCGACGAAGCCTCTTTACTTCCCATCAGGAGATCACGAATCCTCCCAACCACACAGGCAGGCAAAACCAGTCTGTTGTTTTTCCGTTGTACCCATTCcaggaagaaagaaaaaaaacg ACATAATGTCAGAAGGGGACAGTGTTGGTGAATCGATCCATGGGAAACCATCCACAATCGGCAGCTTCTTCACACGGGTTGGACAG ATCTATCAGTCATGGCTAGACAAGTCAACGCCGTTCTCCATAGGGCGATGGGGAGTCACTCTTTCTCTAACGGCCATCTACATGATCAGAGTGTACATATTACAG GGTTGGTATATTGTAACATATGCTCTGGGAATCTACCATCTTAACCTGTTCATCGCTTTTCTATCACCAAAAGTGGATCCATCAATGCTTGACGAAG ATGAGGGCCCGGCGCTCCCCACCAAGCAGAACGAGGAGTTCCGCCCATTCATCAGGAGGTTGCCCGAATTCAAATTCTG GCATTCGGCAACAAAAGGCATCGTCATTGCCATGATTTGCACATTCTTCGAAGCCTTCAATGTGCCTGTGTTCTGGCCCATACTCGTAATGTACTTCATCATGCTTTTCTGCATCACCATGAAGAGGCAGATCAAG CATATGGTCAAGTATAGATACCTACCCTTCACGCACGGGAAGAGGACTTACAGAG AGGAAACATAA
- the rer1 gene encoding protein RER1 isoform X1, which produces MSEGDSVGESIHGKPSTIGSFFTRVGQIYQSWLDKSTPFSIGRWGVTLSLTAIYMIRVYILQGWYIVTYALGIYHLNLFIAFLSPKVDPSMLDEDEGPALPTKQNEEFRPFIRRLPEFKFWHSATKGIVIAMICTFFEAFNVPVFWPILVMYFIMLFCITMKRQIKHMVKYRYLPFTHGKRTYRGKEDTGKPFAS; this is translated from the exons ATGTCAGAAGGGGACAGTGTTGGTGAATCGATCCATGGGAAACCATCCACAATCGGCAGCTTCTTCACACGGGTTGGACAG ATCTATCAGTCATGGCTAGACAAGTCAACGCCGTTCTCCATAGGGCGATGGGGAGTCACTCTTTCTCTAACGGCCATCTACATGATCAGAGTGTACATATTACAG GGTTGGTATATTGTAACATATGCTCTGGGAATCTACCATCTTAACCTGTTCATCGCTTTTCTATCACCAAAAGTGGATCCATCAATGCTTGACGAAG ATGAGGGCCCGGCGCTCCCCACCAAGCAGAACGAGGAGTTCCGCCCATTCATCAGGAGGTTGCCCGAATTCAAATTCTG GCATTCGGCAACAAAAGGCATCGTCATTGCCATGATTTGCACATTCTTCGAAGCCTTCAATGTGCCTGTGTTCTGGCCCATACTCGTAATGTACTTCATCATGCTTTTCTGCATCACCATGAAGAGGCAGATCAAG CATATGGTCAAGTATAGATACCTACCCTTCACGCACGGGAAGAGGACTTACAGAGGCAAGGAAGACACAGGGAAACCTTTTGCTAgttaa